The genomic window ATATCTTAATTACTTACCATACAGTAAAACACCATGGCACCAGCTCCTGTGTTTACAGTGGAAATGCAATGCAGTAAATTTTGTagattttctctttaaaacaaaagaagaatcTTGGGTATGCACAGTTTATATCATGGGGCATTGCAGCTGGGGGGGAATAATTAGTTAAGGCAGTCAGGTGGCAAAAGGGcctagattattattattattattattattgtaagaGTAGGTCTCAGTCATAGGGAAAAAGTTCACAGTAAAGTGGGAGGAAACCAGGGAAGGATGATTAGTTGATCCAGTCCTGAAAAATTCATCCCCAGGGTGCAAACCATCCTTGCATTATTGACTGAACTGAGTTTCCTGAAATATTTGTTCTAAGACAAACAGGACTTGGTTCTAAAGCCCCCAAAGAACAAAATACTTAAGCATTTACTTCATTTTAAGCACATAAGTAGCTTCATCCCTATTTATTTCTGCAGGATTACCCACGTTCTTGAAGtgaagcacatgcttaagtaCTTTGCTGAACAAGCAACTTTCAGTTATAGGccccttatttattttcttatctcGAGTTTCCCTACAACATCTAAATCAATGGTTTACAAGTTACCTGATCTTTTTTGGAGGTAGGTCGGAGATTCTCATCTGGCAACTTTTCCTTTTTAGCTTCCACTTTaacctctttttcttccccctttgtttttggggttttaatttaattttttttttaatatgaaaacaaaCATCTGTTTGTACTTTTGTTTCTCCATGCTGTGTTCACGTACCAATCCTGTGTGCAGCCACATCTCCATCATACGCTGCTGTGCCCACATCTCCATGTGCAGTTGTGCTCCCTCCACCCTCTCCAAATGCTCCCATTCCCCCATGTGGGCCTTTCTCCCTTGTATGGCATCATGCTCACATGTCCCAGCAGAGAGCCCTCTCTTGTGATTGCATTTAACACACACATTCCTCACAGTTTACCAGGTGCTTATTATATTTTGCGCCAAGATGAGTCTTCCTCCACCTCATGTGTTACTGCGTTAAGCCAGTTTAtagcagctgagaaaaaaaggcagcataaaaACATGCAGATGTCTGAACATGCAAGGTATTCTTTGAACGATGGAGTGAGGTCAGGCATGTTGTGCACTGCACTATTGGTAAGCAGAAGTAaggagctttattttttaaaagagagagcgagagagagcaCGAGTATTAGTCATTTCAATGCAGGAATAGATCTGTGAGGAAATTCcaattcaatctttttttttttttcttgcattacaTTTCTCACAAACCACAGGTGTCTTTCTTTGGTGCAAAATGTTTACTGTACCTGTTTTCTTAGGAAAGCTGCTTGAGGTTTTTCCTCTTgtactttcttctcttttacctgtttatcttctattttcttttcttccatcttttgtttttcctttaatttctctgCTTCTAGCTTAGCCTTTTCTTCAGCTAccctcttttcctcttctgccttAGCCCTTGCTCTTTCCTCAGCTgccctcttctcctcttctgctctAGCCCTCGCTCTTTCCTCAGCTGCCCTCTTCTCCTCTTCTACCTTAGCCCTTTCTATTTCCTCAGctgccctcttctcctcctctgctttctgtttttcctcagctgccctcttttcctcctctgctttctgtttttcctcagctgccctcttttcctcctctgctttctgtttttcctcagctgccttcttttcttcctctgcttttaacTTGTCCCTTTCTTCTGCCTCaagtttctccctttcttcctcagccttttcctcatccctaAGCTTCTCTTTATCTACAGCATCAGTTATACTCTGCTCCCCTTCTGGCACAGCATTTGTATCATTCTCTGCTTTGTGTTCCTCTGCATTTATAGCTAGATTTTTTGTTTCTACTACCTCTTCTTTATCTGTGGATTTTCCTGCTGTCACATCTACCTGATTTTCCTCTATGGGGACTTCCTTTGGTTTCTCCTCCTGTACCTCctccttgtctttttcttcttttttttcctcttcttctccaTCTTGCCTCCAGTTGTTCCTTTGGTATGATTTGGTAACCGTTTCCGTTTCCTCAATCTCATAGCGTCCTCGGCGTGTTTCagccttttcctctttccctgtggTCTCGTTTTCTTCCACATTGTTTACTTCTCTCCTGCTGGGCAGTGACAAGCTCCCATCTGTGATCGTTGGGTCAAATTCCTTTTGACGTTCCAGGGCTTCTTGTAGACGTTTTTGGCGTCTCTCCTCCCGTCTTGCCAGTCTCTCCAACAATGCAGCTTCATCATCTGTTCCCCCTGTGGTTGTCGTACGCTTGGTTTCCTCTTCTGCCACACTACATAAAAGTGacaattttgcattaaaaaactcTGTAACAATGCATGCACTTAACTGTTTCTAGAAAAAAAGCTTGCTGTAACGTCATTCCATGGTTTGAAAACACAACACGTTGCATACTTCAAAATTTAGCAAAATGGTTCTGGGGATTAATTTTGGCATTTCTACATGTATAGGAATGCAGTGTTTCACAATGTCAGAGCCTGGAAAGGTTCCCTTCCAGGCCAGCTCCAACAGCCGCTGAAGTCCCCAGGAGTCTTACTGACCTCAGTAGGCACTGGAACAGTCCCTGACACTTGGAGCAGCTGAAATATGAACAGCCCTGAAAATTCACCCTCCCGCTCTGCACCCTGCAGCAGAATACTTGGAAAACCTTAGCTTGCTTTAAGGCCTCCTTCAGCTTGGCCTGAGGCATACATGGCTTCCCACCAGGCAAAATTTTTGAAGATGGTACACAAGCATGGAACTTTGATTTCAGCTAACTTCTCTAGAACAAGAAGCTACTCCTGTTCAGCAACAACATCCACAGATACAGTCCATAATAGGATAGCCTGGCAATGAAGGGTGCTGTGAGGTTGTGATTGTGCAGAGACAATAATCTGTTAGAAAACAGAGTGAGCACAGCACCTAATTTAAGACCTGCTATTCAACACCTGTAGGCATCAGGACTGGATCTCACTCTCAGTCCCTGGAGGGTTTTTGACTCCTTCAAAATTCAGCTCTTTAATTCTCCTATGTGCaggtttcttccctctttctagcttttttttcctctactgtaGAAAAATATTATAATCCACAGTCAGAAATGCTGTTGTTTTCCTATCTATATGCATTCTCCTTGTCTTTAATAGAATGCTACTGGTGCTCAGTATCTATTAGCTTGGTATCACAATGTTTATttctggtctcttctatcaattGTGTTATGGCTAATGGAAATCTGGATATATTATTTGTGATTATGTGAAACTGAATAAATGATGGACAGACTGGAAGGCCAGCTCTGCCCACTCAGCTTGTGACAAGTAGCACCTCACTCCATAAGCTTTTCTGCTCTTTATAGTTGTATGACCCTGACAATGTCAGATGAGGGCTGAGGTCTAGTGCTCACATCCAGGCACCTTGCATGCGTGTTTCAGCTGCAACTTGAGGCCTGGGTGCCCACAAATTCCATGTGCCTTGGCCCCATGACACCGTGGCCCCTGTAAGCAGGACAAAATATGTGGAAGTTTGTGAGGCCAGATGCAGTCATGCCTGAGGGAATTGGACAGCAGGATGCATCAGAGGTATTTCCCTCCATAAGCCCCAGCTGAGTTACCCCATAGACAGCCCTGAGGCCACCCTGGGAATGGGTCGTGAGCACAGCCTCAAGCCCAACTTCAGTAATGCTCCCACCCCACTGTGTAGACACAGCCAGTGGCACTCCTCACAGTGTTAGGTCCTCTTCAGAGCAAGGATGGCCAAACCTGGTGCTTAAAATTTAAGTAGTAAACCAGACCTTTTCAAGATACTTCTCTACTCTGAACAAAAATAACTGTTGGCTTGTCAGTAAACAACATCAGATATTTACCTGTTTTGGGCATTAACTTCTGATTTTTCCGTTACTTCTCCTGATAGATCTCCTTCTTCCTTTTGCCGCAGTCTCTCCTGTCGAGCCCGTCGGCGACGTTCTCTGGCAGCTTCTTCTTCATCGTCATCATTTCTCTGGTAGGACAGCCTGCAACAGAGCATTGGGGATAGGGAAACAAAGGGGCTATAGCATATAGGACACTGTGactgaaaaattacaaaaaacaGTTGACCAGAGCACAATAAGCATGGCTGCAGTGGCTGCTCCATATGCTGTTTAGAAAATATGCTGTGAAGTTGAGATGCATAGTTTCaaagcttggttttgttttcttttttggaaacaaACTTGACAAGAGTCATAATGGAGACAGCAGCCACACCACCTGTCAGTTTGCTCCTAGAAAACACCAAGCGCATAAAAGCCCAAGCTCTGTGGCTGAGCAAACATCCTACTAGACTGCACCACGATCCTGCCAGAATGCACACAGCAGCATTTGAGCAGACTATCCCTCAAGCCCACGTAACTGAAATTGGACTTAGCCAAGCAGGTTTTCTTTAGCC from Accipiter gentilis chromosome 18, bAccGen1.1, whole genome shotgun sequence includes these protein-coding regions:
- the CALD1 gene encoding caldesmon isoform X1 is translated as MDDFERRRELRRQKREEMRLEAERLSYQRNDDDEEEAARERRRRARQERLRQKEEGDLSGEVTEKSEVNAQNSVAEEETKRTTTTGGTDDEAALLERLARREERRQKRLQEALERQKEFDPTITDGSLSLPSRREVNNVEENETTGKEEKAETRRGRYEIEETETVTKSYQRNNWRQDGEEEEKKEEKDKEEVQEEKPKEVPIEENQVDVTAGKSTDKEEVVETKNLAINAEEHKAENDTNAVPEGEQSITDAVDKEKLRDEEKAEEEREKLEAEERDKLKAEEEKKAAEEKQKAEEEKRAAEEKQKAEEEKRAAEEKQKAEEEKRAAEEIERAKVEEEKRAAEERARARAEEEKRAAEERARAKAEEEKRVAEEKAKLEAEKLKEKQKMEEKKIEDKQVKEKKVQEEKPQAAFLRKQGEEKEVKVEAKKEKLPDENLRPTSKKDQVKDDKDKGKAPKEEIKSIWDRKKGVSEQKAQNGERELIAPKLKSTENAFGRSNLKGTANAEEAKLGSQVEAGKRLEDQRRRRGENEEFEKLKEKQQEAAAELDELKKRREERRKILEEEEQKKKQEEAERKAREEEEKRRMKEEIERRRAEAAEKRQKMPEDGVSEDKKPFKCFSPKGSSLKIEERAEFLNKSAQKSGMKPTHTTAVVSKIDSRLEQYTSAIEGTKAARPAKPAASDLPVPAEGVRNIKSMWEKGNVFSSPSGTGTPNKETAGLKVGVTSRINEWLTKTPESNRSPAPKPSDLKPGDVSSKRNLWEKQSVEKPASSSKVSAMGKKSETNAGLRQFEKEP
- the CALD1 gene encoding caldesmon isoform X2, yielding MDDFERRRELRRQKREEMRLEAERLSYQRNDDDEEEAARERRRRARQERLRQKEEGDLSGEVTEKSEVNAQNSVAEEETKRTTTTGGTDDEAALLERLARREERRQKRLQEALERQKEFDPTITDGSLSLPSRREVNNVEENETTGKEEKAETRRGRYEIEETETVTKSYQRNNWRQDGEEEEKKEEKDKEEVQEEKPKEVPIEENQVDVTAGKSTDKEEVVETKNLAINAEEHKAENDTNAVPEGEQSITDAVDKEKLRDEEKAEEEREKLEAEERDKLKAEEEKKAAEEKQKAEEEKRAAEEKQKAEEEKRAAEEKQKAEEEKRAAEEIERAKVEEEKRAAEERARARAEEEKRAAEERARAKAEEEKRVAEEKAKLEAEKLKEKQKMEEKKIEDKQVKEKKVQEEKPQAAFLRKQGEEKEVKVEAKKEKLPDENLRPTSKKDQVKDDKDKGKAPKEEIKSIWDRKKGVSEQKAQNGERELIAPKLKSTENAFGRSNLKGTANAEEAKLGSQVEAGKRLEDQRRRRGENEEFEKLKEKQQEAAAELDELKKRREERRKILEEEEQKKKQEEAERKAREEEEKRRMKEEIERRRAEAAEKRQKMPEDGVSEDKKPFKCFSPKGSSLKIEERAEFLNKSAQKSGMKPTHTTAVVSKIDSRLEQYTSAIEGTKAARPAKPAASDLPVPAEGVRNIKSMWEKGNVFSSPSGTGTPNKETAGLKVGVTSRINEWLTKTPESNRSPAPKPSDLKPGDVSSKRNLWEKQSVEKPASSSKVSAMGKKSETNGLRQFEKEP
- the CALD1 gene encoding caldesmon isoform X3, whose product is MISRSYCRQNLSSLSKLSYQRNDDDEEEAARERRRRARQERLRQKEEGDLSGEVTEKSEVNAQNSVAEEETKRTTTTGGTDDEAALLERLARREERRQKRLQEALERQKEFDPTITDGSLSLPSRREVNNVEENETTGKEEKAETRRGRYEIEETETVTKSYQRNNWRQDGEEEEKKEEKDKEEVQEEKPKEVPIEENQVDVTAGKSTDKEEVVETKNLAINAEEHKAENDTNAVPEGEQSITDAVDKEKLRDEEKAEEEREKLEAEERDKLKAEEEKKAAEEKQKAEEEKRAAEEKQKAEEEKRAAEEKQKAEEEKRAAEEIERAKVEEEKRAAEERARARAEEEKRAAEERARAKAEEEKRVAEEKAKLEAEKLKEKQKMEEKKIEDKQVKEKKVQEEKPQAAFLRKQGEEKEVKVEAKKEKLPDENLRPTSKKDQVKDDKDKGKAPKEEIKSIWDRKKGVSEQKAQNGERELIAPKLKSTENAFGRSNLKGTANAEEAKLGSQVEAGKRLEDQRRRRGENEEFEKLKEKQQEAAAELDELKKRREERRKILEEEEQKKKQEEAERKAREEEEKRRMKEEIERRRAEAAEKRQKMPEDGVSEDKKPFKCFSPKGSSLKIEERAEFLNKSAQKSGMKPTHTTAVVSKIDSRLEQYTSAIEGTKAARPAKPAASDLPVPAEGVRNIKSMWEKGNVFSSPSGTGTPNKETAGLKVGVTSRINEWLTKTPESNRSPAPKPSDLKPGDVSSKRNLWEKQSVEKPASSSKVSAMGKKSETNAGLRQFEKEP